In Rhodamnia argentea isolate NSW1041297 chromosome 4, ASM2092103v1, whole genome shotgun sequence, the following proteins share a genomic window:
- the LOC115743458 gene encoding peptidyl-prolyl cis-trans isomerase CYP95 isoform X1, with translation MMKKKDPLVFMDVSIDGDPAERMVFELFPDVAPSTAENFRALCTGEKGIGQKTGRPLHYKGSFFHRIIRGSMAQGGDFHKRDGTSGESIYGEKFPDESPRLKHDGPGLLSMLVADREALGSQFLITFKADHHLDRKSVVFGKLVQGLEVLKRIENVGDDEGRPPPVTVKIISCGEYSEDKKRANKLKMGKDTASEANSHEPRRKSRRKKSSRDRRKKRRRYSSSSESSTDIDSESSETESESDSYDSSSSYVSSSSDDRRKRRKRSSKREKSKRGKRRDRRRDRKRKRRDKRSKRRSRRAMNSSSDTESEIESQSNSQDDSLDAPGKDRKKKDPSQNSGGGLSPESIQREEGSNHHKARDSAKLHGNEADESLKENGDRRSNGIEDDARSSGSPDRRPDVVDDHPGKSRWWSRSRSRSMSPSSISPRRNMSKSPDASPKRVINRSPSVPSKSPSPRGGSGRSRSISRSPVRSGSSRSPARTSSLSPARSVSRSPVRGRIVRSGSRSPVRARSHRSISRSSVRSISRRSPSQSPPTATRKVRNSSPARASRSASRSPVKSSRRSMSRSSGRAPSRRSGRSPVRAPSRSGRRSYSRSRSPPLRRAARSPPSVRRRSYSRSASPDGSPKRIKRGRGFSERYSYARRYRTPSPDRSPVRPYRYGGRGDRDRYPSYRRYSPRRYRSPPRGRTPPRYRSRWSPPGSRSPRFRNRRYSPSRSPIRDRSPVEVSKSRSSPRDERRKSSSRSPSRSASRSSRDSTPPRRASKDRSRSSSRSPDGKGLVNYEDGSPDSS, from the exons atgatgaagaagaaggatccTTTGGTTTTTATGGATGTCTCCATTGATGGGGACCCTGCTGAAAGAATGGTTTTTGAG CTTTTTCCTGATGTTGCTCCAAGCACGGCAGAAAATTTCCGAGCACTCTGTACTGGAGAAAAGGGAATTGGCCAGAAGACAGGGAGGCCACTGCACTATAAGGGGTCTTTTTTCCATCGGATCATTAGAGGCTCCATGGCTcag ggTGGTGATTTTCACAAAAGAGATG GAACCAGTGGAGAAAGCATTTATGGGGAGAAGTTTCCAG ATGAGTCCCCTCGGTTGAAGCATGATGGACCTGGTCTTCTTTCTATGTTAGTTGCTGATCGTGAAGCTTTAGGTTCTCAATTCCTTATTACCTTCAAGGCTGATCATCATCTTGACAG GAAGTCAGTGGTCTTTGGAAAGCTTGTGCAAGGGCTTGAAGTAttgaaaagaattgaaaatgtAGGTGATGATGAAGGCAGGCCGCCCCCTGTTACTGTGAAAATAATTAGCTGTGGCGAATATTCAGAAG ATAAAAAAAGAGCGAATAAGTTGAAAATGGGCAAGGACACAGCTTCTGAGGCCAACAGTCATGAACCACGGAGAAAGAGTAGACGCAAGAAATCTTCCAGAgatagaaggaagaaaagaagaagatattcaTCTTCATCGGAGAGTTCAACGGATATTGATTCGGAGTCATCTGAAACCGAGAGTGAGTCTGACTCATATGATTCTTCATCATCTTATGTTAGCTCCTCAAGTGACGACAGGCGTAAAAGGAGAAAGAGATCTTCCAAAAGGGAGAAGTCTAAACGTGGTAAAAGAAGGGATAGACGGCGTGACAGAAAACGAAAGAGACGGGATAAGAGATCTAAACGCAGATCCAGAAG GGCTATGAATAGTTCATCAGACACTGAAAGTGAAATTGAGAGTCAAAGTAACTCTCAAGATGATAGTCTGGATGCTCCTGGGAAAgatcgaaaaaagaaagatcctTCTCAAAACTCTG GTGGTGGTCTATCTCCTGAGTCCATCCAAAGAGAAGAAGGTTCCAATCATCACAAAGCGAGGGACAGTGCAAAATTGCATGGAAATGAAGCAGATGAATCCCTAAAAGAGAATGGAGATCGGCGAAGTAATGGTATTGAAGACGATGCTCGCTCCAGCGGGAGTCCAGATAGACGACCTGATGTAGTTGATGATCATCCAGGAAAATCCAGG TGGtggagcaggagcaggagcaggagcaTGAGTCCTAGCAGTATTAGTCCCCGCAGGAATATGAGCAAGAGCCCTGATGCAAGTCCAAAGAGGGTTATTAACAGGAGTCCAAGCGTGCCTAGTAAGAGCCCTAGCCCTCGTGGTGGGTCAGGCAGAAGCAGGAGCATAAGTAGAAGCCCTGTTAGAAGTGGTAGCAGCAGGAGCCCAGCTAGGACTAGCAGCCTGAGCCCAGCACGAAGTGTCAGCAGGAGCCCAGTCAGGGGCAGAATTGTTAGAAGCGGCAGCAGAAGCCCTGTGAGAGCTCGTTCTCATAGGAGCATCAGCAGGAGTTCTGTAAGGTCCATTTCTCGTAGGAGTCCAAGCCAGAGTCCTCCAACAGCAACAAGAAAAGTGAGGAATAGTAGTCCTGCGAGAGCTTCACGAAGCGCAAGCCGGAGTCCTGTTAAGTCTTCTCGAAGAAGCATGAGCAGAAGCTCAGGGAGGGCTCCTTCAAGAAGAAGTGGCAGGAGCCCTGTCAGAGCACCAAGTAGGAGTGGCCGTCGCAGCTATTCTCGTAGTCGTAGCCCCCCTTTGCGTCGTGCAGCTAGATCTCCACCGTCTGTTCGTCGAAGGAGTTATTCTCGAAGCGCTTCCCCTGATGGTTCTCCCAAGCGTATTAAAAGGGGGCGAGGTTTCAGTGAGCGGTACTCTTATGCTCGTCGATACAGGACTCCATCTCCTGATCGTTCTCCGGTGAGGCCCTACCGTTACGGTGGCAGAGGTGACCGTGATAG GTATCCGAGCTACCGGAGGTACTCCCCAAGGCGTTACAGAAGTCCTCCTAGAGGAAGAACTCCTCCCAG GTACAGAAGCAGATGGAGTCCTCCTGGTTCACGTAGCCCTCGTTTTCGGAACCGTCGATATAGTCCAAGTCGTAGCCCTATTCGCGATCGTTCCCCAGTTGAGGTGTCTAAATCTCGTTCTTCCCCTCGCGATGAGAGGCGGAAATCATCTTCTAGGAGTCCAAGCCGGTCAGCGTCAAGGTCTTCACGGGATTCAACTCCTCCTAGGCGTGCAAGCAAAGACAGATCCCGGTCATCATCCAGGAGCCCAGACGGAAAGGGTCTGGTAAATTATGAGGATGGTTCTCCAGATTCTAGTTGA
- the LOC115743441 gene encoding uncharacterized protein LOC115743441: MARIHLWNSLCWGKHLDTWRNGFMCWNVMLYHSFGEARGVTLPARWYEKAFRQMIKLSDCLKDLDSVDGRLINVKDGSIVIDDLMEHKVHTFKSLARAFIGSPSIQQTLKRSIPASSADAKSAPHVCFSNVSEREPMVINSLTKISDILKISAQQRKSVRVTVCPLVTQHQIWTATLEELLNGLKYELDILNGQCPRHATKMGLQIVSLCLNFLEENSSSFNPDSSSWMRVSPAAKADSSASRKWEDVLEMFDDLIRCIKYEEELLLQLKKLEAMKEGLSQIRDVVVDRCIGYKDARHQESLVQKKLTKTLGYSSPCLFTLLLYYLYGYVRDLEIDLSGGIWGHGEGSKCCLHVGRILTTDEEDMVWNGVKHLHKVLGLFKFVWETAGMKEVLELQGHLWCLRAEDRTLTYKGNLYFVHGITS, from the coding sequence ATGGCCCGCATACATCTGTGGAATAGCCTCTGCTGGGGAAAGCATCTTGACACCTGGAGAAACGGATTCATGTGCTGGAATGTGATGCTTTATCATAGTTTTGGTGAAGCCCGTGGGGTTACTTTGCCTGCTAGATGGTATGAGAAGGCATTTCGCCAAATGATAAAATTGAGTGACTGCTTAAAGGACCTGGATTCGGTCGACGGACGGCTCATAAATGTTAAAGATGGTTCAATTGTCATTGACGATCTTATGGAACATAAAGTGCATACTTTTAAATCGCTTGCTAGAGCGTTTATTGGGTCTCCATCGATCCAGCAGACACTGAAGAGGAGTATTCCAGCATCTTCAGCGGATGCAAAGTCTGCACCCCATGTTTGTTTCAGTAATGTGAGTGAAAGAGAGCCCATGGTCATAAATTCCCTGACCAAGATAAGCGACATCCTTAAAATTTCCGCTCAGCAAAGGAAATCAGTGCGTGTCACAGTATGCCCGCTGGTGACACAGCACCAGATATGGACTGCTACACTCGAGGAGTtgctaaatggattgaaatacGAGTTGGACATTTTGAATGGCCAATGCCCAAGACATGCCACTAAGATGGGTCTGCAGATCGTTTCTCTTTGCCTAAATTTCTTGGAAGAAAATTCCAGTTCCTTTAATCCCGACTCCTCTTCATGGATGCGTGTTTCACCAGCTGCAAAGGCCGACTCCTCTGCCTCAAGAAAGTGGGAAGATGTCCTTGAGATGTTTGATGACCTTATTAGATGTATAAAATATGAGGAAGAATTGCTTTTACAGTTAAAGAAGCTTGAGGCAATGAAGGAAGGCCTGTCTCAAATCAGGGATGTGGTAGTTGACAGATGTATTGGGTATAAAGATGCTCGACACCAGGAAAGTCTAGTGCAAAAGAAACTTACCAAGACACTAGGATACTCATCCCCATGCTTGTTTACTCTTCTTTTGTATTATCTCTATGGATATGTCAGGGACTTGGAGATAGACCTCTCCGGTGGGATTTGGGGACACGGTGAAGGTAGCAAATGTTGTTTGCATGTGGGAAGGATTTTGACAACAGATGAGGAAGATATGGTCTGGAATGGGGTAAAACATTTACACAAGGTTCTTGGACTTTTCAAGTTTGTGTGGGAAACAGCAGGAATGAAAGAGGTCTTGGAATTGCAAGGCCATCTATGGTGCCTGCGAGCTGAGGATAGGACACTAACATATAAAGGGAATCTGTATTTCGTACATGGAATCACATCGTGA
- the LOC115743458 gene encoding peptidyl-prolyl cis-trans isomerase CYP95 isoform X2, with amino-acid sequence MMKKKDPLVFMDVSIDGDPAERMVFELFPDVAPSTAENFRALCTGEKGIGQKTGRPLHYKGSFFHRIIRGSMAQGGDFHKRDGTSGESIYGEKFPDESPRLKHDGPGLLSMLVADREALGSQFLITFKADHHLDRKSVVFGKLVQGLEVLKRIENVGDDEGRPPPVTVKIISCGEYSEDKKRANKLKMGKDTASEANSHEPRRKSRRKKSSRDRRKKRRRYSSSSESSTDIDSESSETESESDSYDSSSSYVSSSSDDRRKRRKRSSKREKSKRGKRRDRRRDRKRKRRDKRSKRRSRRAMNSSSDTESEIESQSNSQDDSLDAPGKDRKKKDPSQNSGGGLSPESIQREEGSNHHKARDSAKLHGNEADESLKENGDRRSNGIEDDARSSGSPDRRPDVVDDHPGKSRSRSRSMSPSSISPRRNMSKSPDASPKRVINRSPSVPSKSPSPRGGSGRSRSISRSPVRSGSSRSPARTSSLSPARSVSRSPVRGRIVRSGSRSPVRARSHRSISRSSVRSISRRSPSQSPPTATRKVRNSSPARASRSASRSPVKSSRRSMSRSSGRAPSRRSGRSPVRAPSRSGRRSYSRSRSPPLRRAARSPPSVRRRSYSRSASPDGSPKRIKRGRGFSERYSYARRYRTPSPDRSPVRPYRYGGRGDRDRYPSYRRYSPRRYRSPPRGRTPPRYRSRWSPPGSRSPRFRNRRYSPSRSPIRDRSPVEVSKSRSSPRDERRKSSSRSPSRSASRSSRDSTPPRRASKDRSRSSSRSPDGKGLVNYEDGSPDSS; translated from the exons atgatgaagaagaaggatccTTTGGTTTTTATGGATGTCTCCATTGATGGGGACCCTGCTGAAAGAATGGTTTTTGAG CTTTTTCCTGATGTTGCTCCAAGCACGGCAGAAAATTTCCGAGCACTCTGTACTGGAGAAAAGGGAATTGGCCAGAAGACAGGGAGGCCACTGCACTATAAGGGGTCTTTTTTCCATCGGATCATTAGAGGCTCCATGGCTcag ggTGGTGATTTTCACAAAAGAGATG GAACCAGTGGAGAAAGCATTTATGGGGAGAAGTTTCCAG ATGAGTCCCCTCGGTTGAAGCATGATGGACCTGGTCTTCTTTCTATGTTAGTTGCTGATCGTGAAGCTTTAGGTTCTCAATTCCTTATTACCTTCAAGGCTGATCATCATCTTGACAG GAAGTCAGTGGTCTTTGGAAAGCTTGTGCAAGGGCTTGAAGTAttgaaaagaattgaaaatgtAGGTGATGATGAAGGCAGGCCGCCCCCTGTTACTGTGAAAATAATTAGCTGTGGCGAATATTCAGAAG ATAAAAAAAGAGCGAATAAGTTGAAAATGGGCAAGGACACAGCTTCTGAGGCCAACAGTCATGAACCACGGAGAAAGAGTAGACGCAAGAAATCTTCCAGAgatagaaggaagaaaagaagaagatattcaTCTTCATCGGAGAGTTCAACGGATATTGATTCGGAGTCATCTGAAACCGAGAGTGAGTCTGACTCATATGATTCTTCATCATCTTATGTTAGCTCCTCAAGTGACGACAGGCGTAAAAGGAGAAAGAGATCTTCCAAAAGGGAGAAGTCTAAACGTGGTAAAAGAAGGGATAGACGGCGTGACAGAAAACGAAAGAGACGGGATAAGAGATCTAAACGCAGATCCAGAAG GGCTATGAATAGTTCATCAGACACTGAAAGTGAAATTGAGAGTCAAAGTAACTCTCAAGATGATAGTCTGGATGCTCCTGGGAAAgatcgaaaaaagaaagatcctTCTCAAAACTCTG GTGGTGGTCTATCTCCTGAGTCCATCCAAAGAGAAGAAGGTTCCAATCATCACAAAGCGAGGGACAGTGCAAAATTGCATGGAAATGAAGCAGATGAATCCCTAAAAGAGAATGGAGATCGGCGAAGTAATGGTATTGAAGACGATGCTCGCTCCAGCGGGAGTCCAGATAGACGACCTGATGTAGTTGATGATCATCCAGGAAAATCCAG gagcaggagcaggagcaTGAGTCCTAGCAGTATTAGTCCCCGCAGGAATATGAGCAAGAGCCCTGATGCAAGTCCAAAGAGGGTTATTAACAGGAGTCCAAGCGTGCCTAGTAAGAGCCCTAGCCCTCGTGGTGGGTCAGGCAGAAGCAGGAGCATAAGTAGAAGCCCTGTTAGAAGTGGTAGCAGCAGGAGCCCAGCTAGGACTAGCAGCCTGAGCCCAGCACGAAGTGTCAGCAGGAGCCCAGTCAGGGGCAGAATTGTTAGAAGCGGCAGCAGAAGCCCTGTGAGAGCTCGTTCTCATAGGAGCATCAGCAGGAGTTCTGTAAGGTCCATTTCTCGTAGGAGTCCAAGCCAGAGTCCTCCAACAGCAACAAGAAAAGTGAGGAATAGTAGTCCTGCGAGAGCTTCACGAAGCGCAAGCCGGAGTCCTGTTAAGTCTTCTCGAAGAAGCATGAGCAGAAGCTCAGGGAGGGCTCCTTCAAGAAGAAGTGGCAGGAGCCCTGTCAGAGCACCAAGTAGGAGTGGCCGTCGCAGCTATTCTCGTAGTCGTAGCCCCCCTTTGCGTCGTGCAGCTAGATCTCCACCGTCTGTTCGTCGAAGGAGTTATTCTCGAAGCGCTTCCCCTGATGGTTCTCCCAAGCGTATTAAAAGGGGGCGAGGTTTCAGTGAGCGGTACTCTTATGCTCGTCGATACAGGACTCCATCTCCTGATCGTTCTCCGGTGAGGCCCTACCGTTACGGTGGCAGAGGTGACCGTGATAG GTATCCGAGCTACCGGAGGTACTCCCCAAGGCGTTACAGAAGTCCTCCTAGAGGAAGAACTCCTCCCAG GTACAGAAGCAGATGGAGTCCTCCTGGTTCACGTAGCCCTCGTTTTCGGAACCGTCGATATAGTCCAAGTCGTAGCCCTATTCGCGATCGTTCCCCAGTTGAGGTGTCTAAATCTCGTTCTTCCCCTCGCGATGAGAGGCGGAAATCATCTTCTAGGAGTCCAAGCCGGTCAGCGTCAAGGTCTTCACGGGATTCAACTCCTCCTAGGCGTGCAAGCAAAGACAGATCCCGGTCATCATCCAGGAGCCCAGACGGAAAGGGTCTGGTAAATTATGAGGATGGTTCTCCAGATTCTAGTTGA
- the LOC115743458 gene encoding peptidyl-prolyl cis-trans isomerase CYP95 isoform X4 → MLVADREALGSQFLITFKADHHLDRKSVVFGKLVQGLEVLKRIENVGDDEGRPPPVTVKIISCGEYSEDKKRANKLKMGKDTASEANSHEPRRKSRRKKSSRDRRKKRRRYSSSSESSTDIDSESSETESESDSYDSSSSYVSSSSDDRRKRRKRSSKREKSKRGKRRDRRRDRKRKRRDKRSKRRSRRAMNSSSDTESEIESQSNSQDDSLDAPGKDRKKKDPSQNSGGGLSPESIQREEGSNHHKARDSAKLHGNEADESLKENGDRRSNGIEDDARSSGSPDRRPDVVDDHPGKSRWWSRSRSRSMSPSSISPRRNMSKSPDASPKRVINRSPSVPSKSPSPRGGSGRSRSISRSPVRSGSSRSPARTSSLSPARSVSRSPVRGRIVRSGSRSPVRARSHRSISRSSVRSISRRSPSQSPPTATRKVRNSSPARASRSASRSPVKSSRRSMSRSSGRAPSRRSGRSPVRAPSRSGRRSYSRSRSPPLRRAARSPPSVRRRSYSRSASPDGSPKRIKRGRGFSERYSYARRYRTPSPDRSPVRPYRYGGRGDRDRYPSYRRYSPRRYRSPPRGRTPPRYRSRWSPPGSRSPRFRNRRYSPSRSPIRDRSPVEVSKSRSSPRDERRKSSSRSPSRSASRSSRDSTPPRRASKDRSRSSSRSPDGKGLVNYEDGSPDSS, encoded by the exons ATGTTAGTTGCTGATCGTGAAGCTTTAGGTTCTCAATTCCTTATTACCTTCAAGGCTGATCATCATCTTGACAG GAAGTCAGTGGTCTTTGGAAAGCTTGTGCAAGGGCTTGAAGTAttgaaaagaattgaaaatgtAGGTGATGATGAAGGCAGGCCGCCCCCTGTTACTGTGAAAATAATTAGCTGTGGCGAATATTCAGAAG ATAAAAAAAGAGCGAATAAGTTGAAAATGGGCAAGGACACAGCTTCTGAGGCCAACAGTCATGAACCACGGAGAAAGAGTAGACGCAAGAAATCTTCCAGAgatagaaggaagaaaagaagaagatattcaTCTTCATCGGAGAGTTCAACGGATATTGATTCGGAGTCATCTGAAACCGAGAGTGAGTCTGACTCATATGATTCTTCATCATCTTATGTTAGCTCCTCAAGTGACGACAGGCGTAAAAGGAGAAAGAGATCTTCCAAAAGGGAGAAGTCTAAACGTGGTAAAAGAAGGGATAGACGGCGTGACAGAAAACGAAAGAGACGGGATAAGAGATCTAAACGCAGATCCAGAAG GGCTATGAATAGTTCATCAGACACTGAAAGTGAAATTGAGAGTCAAAGTAACTCTCAAGATGATAGTCTGGATGCTCCTGGGAAAgatcgaaaaaagaaagatcctTCTCAAAACTCTG GTGGTGGTCTATCTCCTGAGTCCATCCAAAGAGAAGAAGGTTCCAATCATCACAAAGCGAGGGACAGTGCAAAATTGCATGGAAATGAAGCAGATGAATCCCTAAAAGAGAATGGAGATCGGCGAAGTAATGGTATTGAAGACGATGCTCGCTCCAGCGGGAGTCCAGATAGACGACCTGATGTAGTTGATGATCATCCAGGAAAATCCAGG TGGtggagcaggagcaggagcaggagcaTGAGTCCTAGCAGTATTAGTCCCCGCAGGAATATGAGCAAGAGCCCTGATGCAAGTCCAAAGAGGGTTATTAACAGGAGTCCAAGCGTGCCTAGTAAGAGCCCTAGCCCTCGTGGTGGGTCAGGCAGAAGCAGGAGCATAAGTAGAAGCCCTGTTAGAAGTGGTAGCAGCAGGAGCCCAGCTAGGACTAGCAGCCTGAGCCCAGCACGAAGTGTCAGCAGGAGCCCAGTCAGGGGCAGAATTGTTAGAAGCGGCAGCAGAAGCCCTGTGAGAGCTCGTTCTCATAGGAGCATCAGCAGGAGTTCTGTAAGGTCCATTTCTCGTAGGAGTCCAAGCCAGAGTCCTCCAACAGCAACAAGAAAAGTGAGGAATAGTAGTCCTGCGAGAGCTTCACGAAGCGCAAGCCGGAGTCCTGTTAAGTCTTCTCGAAGAAGCATGAGCAGAAGCTCAGGGAGGGCTCCTTCAAGAAGAAGTGGCAGGAGCCCTGTCAGAGCACCAAGTAGGAGTGGCCGTCGCAGCTATTCTCGTAGTCGTAGCCCCCCTTTGCGTCGTGCAGCTAGATCTCCACCGTCTGTTCGTCGAAGGAGTTATTCTCGAAGCGCTTCCCCTGATGGTTCTCCCAAGCGTATTAAAAGGGGGCGAGGTTTCAGTGAGCGGTACTCTTATGCTCGTCGATACAGGACTCCATCTCCTGATCGTTCTCCGGTGAGGCCCTACCGTTACGGTGGCAGAGGTGACCGTGATAG GTATCCGAGCTACCGGAGGTACTCCCCAAGGCGTTACAGAAGTCCTCCTAGAGGAAGAACTCCTCCCAG GTACAGAAGCAGATGGAGTCCTCCTGGTTCACGTAGCCCTCGTTTTCGGAACCGTCGATATAGTCCAAGTCGTAGCCCTATTCGCGATCGTTCCCCAGTTGAGGTGTCTAAATCTCGTTCTTCCCCTCGCGATGAGAGGCGGAAATCATCTTCTAGGAGTCCAAGCCGGTCAGCGTCAAGGTCTTCACGGGATTCAACTCCTCCTAGGCGTGCAAGCAAAGACAGATCCCGGTCATCATCCAGGAGCCCAGACGGAAAGGGTCTGGTAAATTATGAGGATGGTTCTCCAGATTCTAGTTGA
- the LOC115743458 gene encoding peptidyl-prolyl cis-trans isomerase CYP95 isoform X3 — protein MMKKKDPLVFMDVSIDGDPAERMVFELFPDVAPSTAENFRALCTGEKGIGQKTGRPLHYKGSFFHRIIRGSMAQGGDFHKRDGTSGESIYGEKFPDESPRLKHDGPGLLSMLVADREALGSQFLITFKADHHLDRKSVVFGKLVQGLEVLKRIENVGDDEGRPPPVTVKIISCGEYSEDKKRANKLKMGKDTASEANSHEPRRKSRRKKSSRDRRKKRRRYSSSSESSTDIDSESSETESESDSYDSSSSYVSSSSDDRRKRRKRSSKREKSKRGKRRDRRRDRKRKRRDKRSKRRSRRAMNSSSDTESEIESQSNSQDDSLDAPGKDRKKKDPSQNSGGGLSPESIQREEGSNHHKARDSAKLHGNEADESLKENGDRRSNGIEDDARSSGSPDRRPDVVDDHPGKSRSRSMSPSSISPRRNMSKSPDASPKRVINRSPSVPSKSPSPRGGSGRSRSISRSPVRSGSSRSPARTSSLSPARSVSRSPVRGRIVRSGSRSPVRARSHRSISRSSVRSISRRSPSQSPPTATRKVRNSSPARASRSASRSPVKSSRRSMSRSSGRAPSRRSGRSPVRAPSRSGRRSYSRSRSPPLRRAARSPPSVRRRSYSRSASPDGSPKRIKRGRGFSERYSYARRYRTPSPDRSPVRPYRYGGRGDRDRYPSYRRYSPRRYRSPPRGRTPPRYRSRWSPPGSRSPRFRNRRYSPSRSPIRDRSPVEVSKSRSSPRDERRKSSSRSPSRSASRSSRDSTPPRRASKDRSRSSSRSPDGKGLVNYEDGSPDSS, from the exons atgatgaagaagaaggatccTTTGGTTTTTATGGATGTCTCCATTGATGGGGACCCTGCTGAAAGAATGGTTTTTGAG CTTTTTCCTGATGTTGCTCCAAGCACGGCAGAAAATTTCCGAGCACTCTGTACTGGAGAAAAGGGAATTGGCCAGAAGACAGGGAGGCCACTGCACTATAAGGGGTCTTTTTTCCATCGGATCATTAGAGGCTCCATGGCTcag ggTGGTGATTTTCACAAAAGAGATG GAACCAGTGGAGAAAGCATTTATGGGGAGAAGTTTCCAG ATGAGTCCCCTCGGTTGAAGCATGATGGACCTGGTCTTCTTTCTATGTTAGTTGCTGATCGTGAAGCTTTAGGTTCTCAATTCCTTATTACCTTCAAGGCTGATCATCATCTTGACAG GAAGTCAGTGGTCTTTGGAAAGCTTGTGCAAGGGCTTGAAGTAttgaaaagaattgaaaatgtAGGTGATGATGAAGGCAGGCCGCCCCCTGTTACTGTGAAAATAATTAGCTGTGGCGAATATTCAGAAG ATAAAAAAAGAGCGAATAAGTTGAAAATGGGCAAGGACACAGCTTCTGAGGCCAACAGTCATGAACCACGGAGAAAGAGTAGACGCAAGAAATCTTCCAGAgatagaaggaagaaaagaagaagatattcaTCTTCATCGGAGAGTTCAACGGATATTGATTCGGAGTCATCTGAAACCGAGAGTGAGTCTGACTCATATGATTCTTCATCATCTTATGTTAGCTCCTCAAGTGACGACAGGCGTAAAAGGAGAAAGAGATCTTCCAAAAGGGAGAAGTCTAAACGTGGTAAAAGAAGGGATAGACGGCGTGACAGAAAACGAAAGAGACGGGATAAGAGATCTAAACGCAGATCCAGAAG GGCTATGAATAGTTCATCAGACACTGAAAGTGAAATTGAGAGTCAAAGTAACTCTCAAGATGATAGTCTGGATGCTCCTGGGAAAgatcgaaaaaagaaagatcctTCTCAAAACTCTG GTGGTGGTCTATCTCCTGAGTCCATCCAAAGAGAAGAAGGTTCCAATCATCACAAAGCGAGGGACAGTGCAAAATTGCATGGAAATGAAGCAGATGAATCCCTAAAAGAGAATGGAGATCGGCGAAGTAATGGTATTGAAGACGATGCTCGCTCCAGCGGGAGTCCAGATAGACGACCTGATGTAGTTGATGATCATCCAGGAAAATCCAG gagcaggagcaTGAGTCCTAGCAGTATTAGTCCCCGCAGGAATATGAGCAAGAGCCCTGATGCAAGTCCAAAGAGGGTTATTAACAGGAGTCCAAGCGTGCCTAGTAAGAGCCCTAGCCCTCGTGGTGGGTCAGGCAGAAGCAGGAGCATAAGTAGAAGCCCTGTTAGAAGTGGTAGCAGCAGGAGCCCAGCTAGGACTAGCAGCCTGAGCCCAGCACGAAGTGTCAGCAGGAGCCCAGTCAGGGGCAGAATTGTTAGAAGCGGCAGCAGAAGCCCTGTGAGAGCTCGTTCTCATAGGAGCATCAGCAGGAGTTCTGTAAGGTCCATTTCTCGTAGGAGTCCAAGCCAGAGTCCTCCAACAGCAACAAGAAAAGTGAGGAATAGTAGTCCTGCGAGAGCTTCACGAAGCGCAAGCCGGAGTCCTGTTAAGTCTTCTCGAAGAAGCATGAGCAGAAGCTCAGGGAGGGCTCCTTCAAGAAGAAGTGGCAGGAGCCCTGTCAGAGCACCAAGTAGGAGTGGCCGTCGCAGCTATTCTCGTAGTCGTAGCCCCCCTTTGCGTCGTGCAGCTAGATCTCCACCGTCTGTTCGTCGAAGGAGTTATTCTCGAAGCGCTTCCCCTGATGGTTCTCCCAAGCGTATTAAAAGGGGGCGAGGTTTCAGTGAGCGGTACTCTTATGCTCGTCGATACAGGACTCCATCTCCTGATCGTTCTCCGGTGAGGCCCTACCGTTACGGTGGCAGAGGTGACCGTGATAG GTATCCGAGCTACCGGAGGTACTCCCCAAGGCGTTACAGAAGTCCTCCTAGAGGAAGAACTCCTCCCAG GTACAGAAGCAGATGGAGTCCTCCTGGTTCACGTAGCCCTCGTTTTCGGAACCGTCGATATAGTCCAAGTCGTAGCCCTATTCGCGATCGTTCCCCAGTTGAGGTGTCTAAATCTCGTTCTTCCCCTCGCGATGAGAGGCGGAAATCATCTTCTAGGAGTCCAAGCCGGTCAGCGTCAAGGTCTTCACGGGATTCAACTCCTCCTAGGCGTGCAAGCAAAGACAGATCCCGGTCATCATCCAGGAGCCCAGACGGAAAGGGTCTGGTAAATTATGAGGATGGTTCTCCAGATTCTAGTTGA